The following proteins come from a genomic window of Montipora capricornis isolate CH-2021 chromosome 9, ASM3666992v2, whole genome shotgun sequence:
- the LOC138015134 gene encoding uncharacterized protein, translating to MERHFHGTMSSVMENSNFLALCTFIVSLGLLVHGGNAVVVCKTPEQIRWVSAGNTRYKCLDCPDCPAGSQPSVPCGNTVPYGTAIDCVSCKLGETYSDTYGNDQCKSCTVCSEGRAVKKNCTLSWNTECDNKCTDGYYREAFIFRCLSCVECCGDENDELASECANGPKKCKVRSLSCDKKNTKASEAATSGRKVSLLVNKQNETSTVFHTVTRTTEKEMGIDAHKPPANQPTPSGGSFSWDPRRQEQRDNRQNNREAEEGETEDDGNKVLILASLLPFTTIAVVLVLIFFCMIRPGQLQQYCQASGRAGNDRAVPVPLETIASSSQEMIAVQLSLENFEKDHMELFDWMCSRLDIGRRSWFRKDYERLAAKFKKISLEERNALHEELTRNGIPSKLLMNLLQTKYPELTVADFLKKIKEIGRNDIAKKLSALVKHCA from the exons GTGCATGGAGGAAATGCAGTCGTAGTGTGTAAGACGCCGGAACAAATCCGCTGGGTCTCTGCGGGAAACACTAGATACAAGTGCCTCGATTGTCCTGATTGTCCCGCGGGATCTCAACCCTCCGTCCCGTGTGGCAACACAGTTCCGTACGGAACCGCTATCGACTGTGTTTCCTGTAAACTTGGGGAAACATACTCGGACACTTACGGGAATGATCAATGTAAATCATGTACTGTATGTTCTGAAGGAAGAGCGGTAAAAAAGAATTGTACTTTGTCCTGGAATACTGAATGTGATAACAAGTGCACAGATGGCTATTATCGCGAAGCATTCATTTTCCGATGTCTCAGTTGTGTGGAATGTTGCGGGGACGAAAACGACGAACTAGCGTCTGAATGCGCAAATGGTCCTAAGAAATGCAAAGTGCGATCTCTTTCTTGTGATAAAAAGAACACAAAGGCATCTGAAGCAGCGACAAGCGGCAGGAAGGTATCCTTGCTTGTGAATAAGCAAAATGAAACCTCTACCGTTTTCCATACCGTGACTCGTACAACTGAGAAGGAAATGGGAATTGACGCACACAAACCACCTGCAAACCAGCCCACGCCATCAGGGGGGTCGTTTTCGTGGGACCCTCGTCGGCAAGAACAGAGAGACAACAGACAAAACAACAGAGAGGCGGAGGAGGGAGAAACTGAAGACGATGGCAATAAAGTGCTTATTCTTGCTTCACTGCTGCCATTTACAACCATTGCGGTGGTGTTAGTGTTGATATTTTTTTGCATGATTCGTCCAGGGCAACTTCAACAGTATTGCCAAGCCAGTGGTAGAGCTGGAAATGACAGGGCAGTCCCTGTTCCCCTTGAAACCATCGCATCTTCCTCGCAAGAAATGATCGCCG TTCAGTTAAGCCTGGAGAACTTTGAAAAGGACCACATGGAGCTTTTCGACTGGATGTGCTCGAGGCTTGATATTGGAAGACGGAGCTGGTTTCGCAAGGACTATGAACGCCTAGCTGCTAAGTTCAAGAAGATTTCTCTGGAAGAGCGCAACGCGTTGCACGAGGAGCTGACAAGAAACGGAATCCCCTCTAAGCTGTTAATGAACTTGCTCCAGACGAAATACCCAGAGCTTACAGTAGCTGACTtcctcaaaaaaattaaagagatTGGACGCAATGACATTGCGAAGAAACTTTCAGCTCTTGTAAAGCACTGCGCTTGA